DNA from Tsuneonella dongtanensis:
CATCGTTCGTGCGGTGGAGCGGCTGGCCGAGATACGAGAGGGCGTGTCGTGACGCGGCCCGTCCTGCTCCTCCTCGGGCTCATAGCGCTCGCGGTGCCGCTGTCGCTGCTCGCGGGGCGGGTCTGGCTCGATCCGGCGAGCACACCCAACGCCGCGGTGATCTTGGCCGAGCTGCGCCTGCCGCGTGCCGTGCTGGCGCTCGTCATCGGTGCCGGCCTGGGGGCGAGCGGGGCGGCGATGCAGGGATACCTGCGCAACCCGCTCGCCGATCCGGGCCTGTTCGGCATCGCCCCCGGCGCGGCGCTGGGCGCGGTGGCGAGCCTGTGGTTCGGCTATGCCGCTTCGCCGTTCCTGCTGCCGCTATTCGCGCTGGCCGGGGCGGCAGGCGCGATGGCCCTGCTCGCGGCGATCGCCGGACGCACCGGCGGCATCGCGCTTTTCACGCTTGCGGGCATGATGATTGCGAGCCTTGCCGGCGCGCTGACGAGCCTTGCCATCAGCCTTGCGCCCAACGCCTTCGCGATGAGCGAAATAGTGACCTGGCTGATGGGCGCGCTGACCGACCGGTCGTGGAACGACGTCGCGCTCGCCGCGCCGCTGACGCTGGCGGGGATCGTCTGCCTGGCGATGGCCGCGCGGGGGCTCGACGCGCTGGTTCTCGGGCAGGCAGCCGCGCGCAGCCTCGGCATGGAGCCGCGGCGCTTGCAGTTCTGGCTGATCGCCGGGGTGGGCCTGACCGTGGGCAGCGGGGTCGCGGTCGCCGGGATCGTCGGCTTCGTCGGGCTGATCGTGCCGCATCTCGTCCGCCCCTTCACCGACCGGCGGCCCTCGCAGCTCCTGCTGCCGAGCGCGCTCGCGGGCGCGCTGCTGGTGCTCGTCGCCGACAGCTTGTGCCGCGTGCTGCCGCTGGTGACCGAGCTGCGGCTCGGTATCGCGCTGAGCCTGATCGGCGCGCCGTTCTTCCTGTGGCTGCTGCTGCGGATGCGGCGGGGGCTGGCATGACACTGATCGCGCAGAGCCTGACCCTCGCGGGGCGCGTGACCGACGTGTCGGCCGCGCTCGAGCCCGGGCGCATCACCGCGATCTGCGGGCCCAACGGGGCGGGCAAATCGAGCCTGCTGCAGTGCCTTGCCGGCCTGCTTTCGCCCGACAGCGGAGCGGTCATGCTCGACGGGGGGCACCTCGGTGCGCTCCACCCGCGCGACCGGGCGAAGGCATTGGGCTACCTGCCGCAGGAAGGCGAAGTGGCGTGGGACGTGGCGGTGCGCTCGCTCGTCGCGCTCGGACGGCTGCCGCACCGCGACCGGGGCGAGGCGGAAGTCGCCGCCGCCCTGTCCGCGCTCGACCTCGACCATCTCGCCGACCGTCCCGTCTCGCGGCTGTCGGGCGGCGAGCGGGCACGGGCGCTGCTGGCGCGGGTGCTCGCGGGGTGCCCACGCTGGATCCTCGCCGACGAGCCGCTCGCCGCGCTCGACCTTGCGCACCAGCTTGCGCTTCTGGCGCACCTGCGTCGTGCTGCAGAGAGCGGCGCGGGGGTGGTGCTGGTACTGCACGACCTGGCGCTGGCGATGAACCACGCCGACCGGGTGCTGGTGCTGGACCGCGGCACGCTCGCCGCCGACGGATCGCCGGAAGAGGCGCTCTCGGCGCCGGTCATCGAGCGCGTGTGGGGCGTTTCCGCGCGCTGGCTCGGCGAGCCCGGTGCCCGGGCCCTGACGGCCCGCTAGAGATTGTATTCGGCGAGCGGCTCGTAGGTCGATCCGCCGCTGCCGAGGCGGCTTTCGTAGAGCACGAACGATCCGACCGGCCAATCCGGCGCGGACAGGTCGCCGTGCCGCGCAAGCCAGTCCCCCGCGCCGATGGCGCCGCCACCCAGGCGTGCCAGCGTGACATGGGGCACGAACTTGCGCGTCTCGGCAGCAAGGCCCGCGGCGCGGCAAGCGCGCTCCACCCGGCGTTCGAGGATGTCGAGCCCGGGCGAAGGGGCGAGCGCCGCCCACAGCGCGGTCGGGCGCCCCTTCTTCTCGAAATGCCCCACACCGTGGACCGACAGATCGAAGGGCTGCGCGACCACCGACGACAGGGCGTCGGCCAGGTCCTCGCCCCTGTGCCGATCGACCTCGCCGACAAAGCGCAGGGTCAGGTGCAACTGGTCGTCGGACTGCCACCGCGCGCGCTCGACCCCGCCTTGCGCGGCAAGGAGCGCGGCGCGCACCGGCGGCGGCGGGTGCAGGGCGATGAACAGGCGA
Protein-coding regions in this window:
- a CDS encoding FecCD family ABC transporter permease → MTRPVLLLLGLIALAVPLSLLAGRVWLDPASTPNAAVILAELRLPRAVLALVIGAGLGASGAAMQGYLRNPLADPGLFGIAPGAALGAVASLWFGYAASPFLLPLFALAGAAGAMALLAAIAGRTGGIALFTLAGMMIASLAGALTSLAISLAPNAFAMSEIVTWLMGALTDRSWNDVALAAPLTLAGIVCLAMAARGLDALVLGQAAARSLGMEPRRLQFWLIAGVGLTVGSGVAVAGIVGFVGLIVPHLVRPFTDRRPSQLLLPSALAGALLVLVADSLCRVLPLVTELRLGIALSLIGAPFFLWLLLRMRRGLA
- a CDS encoding ABC transporter ATP-binding protein, with the translated sequence MTLIAQSLTLAGRVTDVSAALEPGRITAICGPNGAGKSSLLQCLAGLLSPDSGAVMLDGGHLGALHPRDRAKALGYLPQEGEVAWDVAVRSLVALGRLPHRDRGEAEVAAALSALDLDHLADRPVSRLSGGERARALLARVLAGCPRWILADEPLAALDLAHQLALLAHLRRAAESGAGVVLVLHDLALAMNHADRVLVLDRGTLAADGSPEEALSAPVIERVWGVSARWLGEPGARALTAR
- the thpR gene encoding RNA 2',3'-cyclic phosphodiesterase — protein: MHRLFIALHPPPPVRAALLAAQGGVERARWQSDDQLHLTLRFVGEVDRHRGEDLADALSSVVAQPFDLSVHGVGHFEKKGRPTALWAALAPSPGLDILERRVERACRAAGLAAETRKFVPHVTLARLGGGAIGAGDWLARHGDLSAPDWPVGSFVLYESRLGSGGSTYEPLAEYNL